A region from the Canis lupus familiaris isolate Mischka breed German Shepherd chromosome 3, alternate assembly UU_Cfam_GSD_1.0, whole genome shotgun sequence genome encodes:
- the CETN3 gene encoding centrin-3 isoform X1, producing the protein MSLALRNELVVDKTKRKKRRELSEEQKQEIKDAFELFDTDKDEAIDYHELKVAMRALGFDVKKADVLKILKDYDREATGKITFEDFNEVVTDWILERDPHEEILKAFKLFDDDDSGKISLRNLRRVARELGENMSDEELRAMIEEFDKDGDGEIVGCCPKLALKQLHSVRVLSSVA; encoded by the exons ATGAGTTTAGCTCTGAG AAATGAGCTTGTAGTagacaaaacaaagagaaaaaaaagaagagaactctctgaagaacagaaacaagaaattaaagatgCTTTTGAACTGTTTGACACAGACAAAGATGAAGCAATAGATTATCATGAACTAAAG GTGGCAATGAGAGCCTTGGGGTTTGATGTAAAAAAAGCTGATGTACTGAAGATTCTTAAAGATTATGACAGAGAAGCCACAGGGAAAATCACCTTTGAAGATTTTAATGAAGTTG tGACAGACTGGATATTGGAAAGAGATCCacatgaagaaatattaaaggcatttaaactgtttgatgatgatgattcagGTAAAATAAGCTTGAGGAATTTGCGACGTGTTGCCAGAGAATTGGGTGAAAACATGAGTGATGAAGAACTTCGGGCTATGATAGAAGAATTTGATAAAGATGGTGATGGAGAAA TTGTTGGCTGTTGCCCTAAACTAGCTTTAAAGCAACTCCATTCTGTAAGGGTACTATCTTCAGTGGCATAG
- the CETN3 gene encoding centrin-3 isoform X2, translating to MSLALRNELVVDKTKRKKRRELSEEQKQEIKDAFELFDTDKDEAIDYHELKVAMRALGFDVKKADVLKILKDYDREATGKITFEDFNEVVTDWILERDPHEEILKAFKLFDDDDSGKISLRNLRRVARELGENMSDEELRAMIEEFDKDGDGEINQEEFIAIMTGDI from the exons ATGAGTTTAGCTCTGAG AAATGAGCTTGTAGTagacaaaacaaagagaaaaaaaagaagagaactctctgaagaacagaaacaagaaattaaagatgCTTTTGAACTGTTTGACACAGACAAAGATGAAGCAATAGATTATCATGAACTAAAG GTGGCAATGAGAGCCTTGGGGTTTGATGTAAAAAAAGCTGATGTACTGAAGATTCTTAAAGATTATGACAGAGAAGCCACAGGGAAAATCACCTTTGAAGATTTTAATGAAGTTG tGACAGACTGGATATTGGAAAGAGATCCacatgaagaaatattaaaggcatttaaactgtttgatgatgatgattcagGTAAAATAAGCTTGAGGAATTTGCGACGTGTTGCCAGAGAATTGGGTGAAAACATGAGTGATGAAGAACTTCGGGCTATGATAGAAGAATTTGATAAAGATGGTGATGGAGAAA TAAATCAAGAGGAGTTCATTGCTATTATGACTGGTGACATTTAA